The Solanum pennellii chromosome 11, SPENNV200 genome contains a region encoding:
- the LOC107004209 gene encoding putative disease resistance RPP13-like protein 1, translating into MEIGLAVGGAFLSSALNVLFDRLSPDGDLLNMFRKHKDHVKLLKKLKMTLRGLQIVLSDAENKQASNPSMSDCLNELRDAVDSAENILEEVNYEALRLKVEGQHQNLAETSNQQVSHLSLSLSDEFFLNIKDKLEENIETSEELQKQIGWLDLKAHLESGKQETRRPSTSVVDESDIFGMQSETKELLQEFGLKVDNNLNQLQVKLKESFKGKKFLIVLDDVWNENYKEWDDLRNLFVQGDVGSKIIVTTRKESVASMMGCGAINVGTLSSEVSWDLFKRHSLENMDPEEHPELEEVGIQIAHKCKGLPLALKALAGILRSKSKVDEWRDILRSKIWELQSCSNGILPALMLSYNDLCPDSFYSDKIDNFKMP; encoded by the coding sequence ATGGAGATTGGGTTAGCAGTTGGCGGTGCATTTCTCTCTTCAGCTTTGAATGTTCTCTTTGATAGGCTTTCTCCTGACGGTGATCTGCTCAACATGTTCCGGAAGCATAAAGATCATGTCAAGCTCTTAAAGAAGCTGAAAATGACTTTGCGTGGTCTTCAGATTGTGCTAAGTGATGCAGAGAATAAGCAGGCATCAAATCCATCTATGAGCGACTGTCTTAATGAGCTTCGAGATGCTGTCGACTCTGCTGAAAACATACTTGAAGAAGTCAATTATGAAGCTTTGAGGCTTAAGGTGGAAGGCCAGCATCAAAATCTTGCAGAAACAAGCAACCAGCAAGTAAGTCACCTCAGCTTGTCCTTGAGTGATGAAttttttcttaacataaagGATAAGTtggaagaaaatattgaaacatCGGAGGAGTTGCAAAAGCAAATTGGTTGGCTTGACCTGAAAGCGCATCTTGAATCGGGtaaacaagaaactagaagaccTTCAACTTCTGTGGTTGATGAATCTGATATCTTTGGTATGCAGAGTGAAACAAAGGAGTTACTTCAAGAATTTGGCTTAAAGGTTGATAACAATCTGAATCAACTTCAAGTCAAATTGAAGGAGAGCTTTAAGGGAAAAAAGTTTCTTATTGTCTTAGATGATGTATGGAATGAAAACTATAAAGAGTGGGATGACTTGAGAAATCTTTTTGTACAAGGAGATGTAGGAAGTAAGATCATTGTGACGACGCGTAAGGAGAGTGTTGCCTCGATGATGGGTTGTGGGGCAATCAACGTGGGGACTCTGTCTAGTGAAGTCTCTTGGGATCTATTCAAGCGGCATTCACTTGAAAATATGGATCCTGAGGAACATCCAGAACTTGAAGAGGTTGGAATACAAATTGCACACAAGTGCAAAGGATTGCCTTTAGCTCTAAAGGCACTTGCTGGTATTTTACGCTCCAAATCAAAGGTGGACGAATGGAGAGACATTTTAAGAAGTAAAATATGGGAGCTGCAAAGTTGTTCGAATGGAATCTTACCAGCGTTGATGTTGAGCTACAATGATCTTTGTCCAGATTCTTTCTACTCTGACAAGATTGATAATTTCAAAATGCCCTGA
- the LOC107005140 gene encoding tetraspanin-3 yields the protein MRTSNHLIGLLNFFTFLASIPILSGGIWLSSRANNTDCLKFLQWPLIIIGVSIMVVSLAGFAGSCYRNTFLMYIYLWAMFFIIAALIGFVIFAFAVTDKGSGRPVMNRAYSEYYLQDYSGWLEQRVSSQSYWVKISSCIRDSRSCGKMRRIYNGIPESVEMFYLRKLSPIESGCCKPPTECGYVYQNETVWVPGGGLVGADPDCVKWSNDQEQLCYNCDSCKAGVLASLKKSWRKVSVINIVILILLVIMYMVAIAAFRHNKRIDNDEPYGETRMEKAQPSRIHF from the exons ATGAGAACCAGTAATCACTTAATAGGTTTACTAAACTTCTTCACTTTCTTAGCATCAATCCCAATTTTAAGCGGTGGAATCTGGTTAAGCAGCAGAGCAAACAACACAGATTGCTTAAAATTCCTTCAATGGCCATTAATAATAATTGGGGTTTCAATAATGGTTGTTTCTTTAGCTGGATTTGCTGGTTCTTGCTACAGAAACACTTTTTTGATGTACATTTATCTATGGGCAATGTTCTTTATCATTGCTGCATTAATTGGATTTGTGATTTTCGCTTTTGCTGTTACTGATAAAGGGTCGGGTCGACCCGTTATGAATCGGGCTTATTCCGAATATTATTTACAAGATTATTCCGGTTGGTTGGAACAAAGAGTTTCGAGTCAAAGCTACTGGGTAAAAATAAGTTCGTGTATAAGGGATTCGCGAAGTTGTGGTAAGATGAGAAGGATTTACAATGGAATTCCGGAGAGTGTTGAGATGTTTTATCTAAGGAAACTTAGTCCTATCGAG TCTGGTTGCTGCAAGCCTCCTACAGAATGTGGCTACGTTTATCAGAACGAGACGGTTTGGGTTCCCGGAGGAGGACTAGTTGGTGCTGATCCAGATTGTGTTAAATGGAGCAATGATCAAGAACAGCTCTGTTACAATTGTGACTCTTGCAAAGCTGGTGTACTTGCTAGCCTTAAAAAGAGTTGGAGAAAAGTGTCTGTTATCAACATAGTCATATTAATCCTCCTTGTTATCATGTATATGGTTGCCATCGCGGCGTTTAGGCACAACAAACGGATCGATAACGATGAGCCTTATGGAGAAACAAGGATGGAGAAGGCTCAACCTAGCAGGATACACTTTTAA